A stretch of Fusarium poae strain DAOMC 252244 chromosome 2, whole genome shotgun sequence DNA encodes these proteins:
- a CDS encoding hypothetical protein (TransMembrane:1 (o218-239i)) → MYQTVSKTQVLPSQEASQSFPVSSTSNVTSEMHLKHIINITVLLLPQVIAQEGICWGVNGKQWTDNKKCPGSSACCGPDATCMPNRLCQRKGQAKNQFVRGPCAVAPYDRRKCATICIREETNDRFPRVEQCDDGSYCCDYDSGCCVGGRGVFLASDGSIEDNSTSTTSEISSLFSTSSTLSTFSTEYSTTTSEPTASSTEESDTETDSGGNSQGVTIGLGVGIPIAAIIAAVFTWLFLRRRSKKQNPPPSYPVTSKMYEPSDNKTWIPQELDGHDAMGGMNHGRSAKIPGTPQELQG, encoded by the exons ATGTACCAGACGGTCTCTAAAACCCAAGTCCTTCCCTCCCAGGAGGCGAGTCAATCATTCCCCGTTTCTTCAACCTCGAACGTAACCTCAGAAATGCATCTCAaacacatcatcaacatcactGTCCTCCTACTACCCCAAGTCATTGCCCAGGAGGGCATATGCTGGGGAGTCAACGGCAAACAATGGACCGACAACAAGAAATGCCCTGGCTCTTCCGCCTGTTGTGGCCCGGACGCGACATGTATGCCCAACCGTCTCTGCCAGAGAAAAGGACAAGCCAAGAATCAGTTCGTCAGAGGGCCATGTGCTGTTGCACCCTATGACAGAAGGAAGTGTGCGACCATCTGCATCAGGG AAGAGACAAATGACCGTTTCCCACGAGTTGAGCAATGTGATGATGGTAGCTACTGCTGTGACTATGACTCAGGGTGCTGCGTTGGAGGCCGTGGCGTATTCCTTGCCTCAGATGGAAGCATTGAAGACAACTCAACCTCGACGACTTCTGAAATCTCATCATTATTCTCCACATCTTCAACACTGTCCACGTTCTCAACCGAATACTCGACCACAACTTCCGAGCCGActgcatcttcaacagaGGAATCTGACACGGAAACCGACAGTGGCGGCAATAGCCAGGGAGTCACGATTGGGCTCGGCGTTGGTATACCAATTGCTGCCATCATTGCTGCCGTGTTCACCTGGCTCTTCCTCCGCAGACGGTCCAAGAAGCAGAACCCACCTCCTTCGTACCCTGTGACGAGTAAGATGTATGAGCCATCTGATAATAAGACGTGGATTCCGCAAGAACTTGATGGTCACGATGCGATGGGTGGAATGAACCATGGGCGGAGTGCAAAGATTCCTGGAACGCCACAAGAGCTTCAGGGTTGA